A segment of the Planctomycetaceae bacterium genome:
CACTGGATGACAGGGACATGGATCGCCTTGCCGTTGCCGAAACGTCTCAGGCGAAGGATCTGGGCGGTCGGTGATTTTGAAGTCGCTCTGAGGCACGGAATTCCAGCTTCACTCGGTCAACCAGAGTGCGGGTTCCGTCTGCCAGCACCATTTCGGGCAGGCGAGTGCTCCAGGAGGGCTCGGACTTGTTCTGAACTGGCCATAATTGCTCGAATTCCGTTGTATCATGAGTTTACCACGGCTTAGTTGTGCCGTCACTCATTTTGACATTGGATCCCGAAACGGCGGAATTCAGTGCAATCCGAACTAATAATCCGGGCTGCCGCGGTCCGACTCAGGAACGCGGCGATTCCCACTAAGTCGCATTGGACGTGAGTTCCCCGCGTGTGATTTCGCTCGCACCCTGCCCACGGACGTGATTTCTTCGCAGCATTCTTCAACCTGTTCCACACCGATCGCCTGCACGACGCCTTGCTTCGTTGCTTCTTGATCACAAGTCTGCTGGCTTTCGTAAGTGATCCTGTATGACCTGAAATCGGGCAGCTCGGTCCTTGTCGACGTGAAAAACGACAAAACCGTAGCCAATATGTTCACACGCAGCGATGTCTGTCGTGTGCAAATCATACAGGTACCGATAATCACCCAAATCCCGCAGCATGGTTTCGTGATCCACCAGGTACCATCCCGTCGGAAACTCTTTCGTTCCAACAGAATGCCGCGTCGGCATCGCTGGTGTAACTCCCTGACTGTCGATGCCCATCCGCTGGTGATCAATCAAATGCAGGTAAGCCTTTGTGAAAACCGGGCGACGATCGGGATGCCGCTCGCACCATTCCTTCACAAACTTCAGATCCTGCCCCCAGTCCAGGTTGCTGGCATTCATGTGCGGCGACGCATTTAGCGGACCTCCGATCAGTTCGTTGAAATAGCTGTGCGAATGGGGATAGATCCACAGACTGCTCAACACTAACCAACTCGCACAAGCTGCAACCAGATGACGCAGCAGCGCCTGACTGTGACCACGGCCAGCTTTATTGCCCTGCTCGCAGCTCGGCTCAAAAACAACAAAGGTTCGGCTGATCAGCACAAACACCAGCGGAATGATCGGCAGGACATAACGCACGTGCCGGTTGAGTCCTGTTTCGGCACTGGCAGCCCCCAGGACAAGCATCACCGGCAGCAGCAAAATCAAATGATCTCGCCAGCTGCCACGCCAGGCGGACCAGCGAACAGACCCGATCGCAGCCAGTAGCAAGAGTGACCACGTCCCCAGTGGCCCTTTGATGGCCAAAGCATACAGATAGTAATACCACCAGCCATAATCTCGCCATTCACCGCGAAAATACGACGACCGCGGCCGATCAAAATCCCACTTCTGCAGATCCATCCCAATAACCATATCTTCCGGCAGCGGCACCGGAAGAACTCCCAGCCATGAATCCGCAAATCGATTACCGTGGTAATTGTGCGTCCTCCAGTTCGGGTCGTGTGTCAGAGCTTTACTGATGAATTCAAATGAATCCAGTCTTCGGAAAGATCCGTCAAACCCATACGCCAGGTTGATCACCAGCAGACACATGGCCATGCTGCCAACAGCCAGTCCGGTTTCCCGAATCATGGTTTGAATGGCAAGGCCCGGTCGATTCCCCTTCAGCCATGCACCCAAAAACTCGAAGGTTCGAATCAGCACCCACAACAAAGGCAGCAAGCCAAACAGGGCCATCCAGCTGGTCTTTGTCAGCACTGTCATCCCGGCGACGACGCCCAGAATGTACGATGTCTCCAATCGCACATCACCGACCCATTTGCGAAACACAAACAGCGTCACCAGTCCCATGCAGGCCGCCTGCGCATCGCCGCTGATCAGGCAGCCATACCCAATCATCAACAGAGAAAATGTCCAGATCAACAGGCAGCCGATGCCCGCACAGCGGCCAAACAGCTGTGTACTCCACCGCCAGGCAACCCACATGCCGACCCAGATGAATGGTAAGCACCACAGTCGAGCCACTGTTAACCACAGCCAGGTCACTTCACCATTGGTGTCGATCATTGCCCGGGCAACATCCCATTCGGCTCGTCTACGAGGATCAACCGAAACGCCTCGAAACGGAACCTGAGGATCAAACGCCAGCACGGGCATTGCCGCCCACATACGGACCAGCGGTGGGTTCACTCGAAACACATCAAACGATGCATACCGCCAGTCAATAATGCCAGCCGGAAGCAGCCCGGTTTCCGTCCAGCTGAAACTGTTCCGACACGCACACCAGCCAACCAGTAACGAATGGGCAACGATGAATGCGATGGCCAACCGTTTTGAGCCGCGATGTTCGCGCGTATCATGACAGTCGCCAGACACACTGCTGGCGACCACTTCATCAGGCGGCTGCGAAACGATCCCGTCTTCCATTCGAGAATGAGAACCACGGCTTTGCCAGCGAGCGACGAACAAGCCGACGCTGAAAGCGATGACCGCCAGAATCAGTCCACCTCGAACATAAGCCTGATCCGGCGAAACGGACGGCCCATTGATCCAGGCAATCATCAGCAACAGTGGCACAGCAACCCAAACTGCTGTTTGAATGGGTTTTGCCAGAAAGTACTTCGTCAACGCTTCACGTTTTTCGGCAAGGGCGTTTGGGTTTCAGGGAAGCGGGTCAACTCACCGGCAGTTTCCATTTCCAGCACGGTTGTTTCAATGTACCAGGACATCTTGCCGATCAGCATCTGATCTTCTTTCGAAAATTCTGCCGTCGCTTTTTCCACAAGTTCTGAAAAGGCAATGCCTGCGTCTCCTTCCGGTACGACTTTCAGCACGGCCTCCCGAACGCGATCGTACTTCCAGCGTTTCAGTGTCTTGGTGTCTCGCAGCCCGTTCGGCGACCGACACTCAATGTTTTCATCGTAGGGGCTCTCGGGTTTTGCTGTATCGAGGCATCCTCGAAGTAACATCAGCAGTCCCACGACCGCAACACCCGCGACGATAAGAGCCAGGTTCCGAACGGTCATGGTGCCTCCTCACAGTGCCCATTCAACCCTTCACGTGACGCCTCACATTCCATCCGCTTCACCTTTTCCAGCGTCATTTCCAGCAGTCGTCGATTGGCAGCCATCAGATCCGCCAATAACCCTGCTACCGATGTGATACCGGCCAGGACCAAAAAGACGCCTCCCAGAACCAGCGACTGGATATGGCCATCGCCGTCACCCGACATCCAGAAGATCAGAAAACGCAGAACCGGAATCGTACCGATCACTGCCAACACCGCACTGATCGTCATCAGCACGGCCAGCGGACGAAACATGAAGGCGACACGCAGCATCGTCAGACCACTGCGAAAGACAAACTGCGGGATACTGTGGAAAAGCCGCGAAGGTCTTGTCACCGTGTTGGTTGTGATGGGCACGAATTCAATGGCCAGCCCTTTCGAACAGGCCTGCAGCACTGTTTCGATGGTGTAGCTGAACCCGGTGACGACATGCATCTTGATAGCCGCTTCGCGAGTCATGGCTCGAAACCCGCTGACCGCATCTGGGATCTCTCGCCCCGCCAGCCAACTGACTGTGCGACTGCCCAGCTTTTGTAGTTTGCGTTTCAGCCACGAACTGCGAAAGTCCTCGCTCGGCCGCCGATCCCCGATCACCATGTCCGCTCGACCAGCAAGGATCGGTTCCAGCAGACGAGGAATCTCCGACGCCGGATACTGCCCGTCACCATCGGTGTTCACGATGATATCCGCCCCCATCCGCAGGCATTCATCCAGCCCGGTAGTAAACGCCGCCGCAAGCCCTCGATTGCGAGTGTGTGAAACAACTCGATTCACAGCTTTAGCTACCTTTGCCGTTCCATCAGAGCTGCCATCATCAATAACTAACAACTGCAATGGGTAGTCCATGCCTGCAGAGGCCACGCTTCGAAGCGTCTCTGGCAAGGATTTCTCCTCATTCAGACAGGGAATCTGAACCCATATTGAAGTGTGATTCTTCATTCGATTCACGAATCTCGAAAGAAAGCCATCCGCTGAAAAGATACCGAAAACAAACCTTTCGACACTGATCACCCCAAACCTCTTCATTGGCTGCGTTCGAAGGGGATCACTGCCTTTGAAAAAGCTGCGTCGGCGTCCTCGTCCCGAACGGCTAAAGTTGCACCAGCAATGTTGCTTCAGATGGCGTCAGTTTCTGCGGTCTTCGACCTGGATCATCCTGCAATGATGATCGACTATGAACCTTGTCCCTTTTCCGCTGGCCTTCCACAGCAGCCGATGAATTCCAAAACAATGAGCTCGCCGTTCGGCCGTTCTCAATCACTCTTGCCCAATCAACCAAGGGGTCTACCCGTATTCTTTCTATTGCCATATCTCCATGCAGATTGACAATAACATTTCTTCGGATCGATGCAGAATTCAATTGCCGACATACAATCAGTTCGGGGATTAGTCGTATAGGACTTGACGAAGGTCTCTCGATTTTGAGCGACCTCGTGATAACTTCCTCCGTTGTGATGTTGCGGCACGTGGCCACAACGAGACCGCGATTGACACCTGGTTCTAGTCGAAGTGTATACCTGTGGGGGCATCATTGAATTCGGTTTGCCTCGCTGACGGGGAAATAATAACCGCATCAGTGGTCAACGAAACGAATTCGAACCCTGACTGCATTTTCAACTGCAGCGTCGCCTCATCTCGCAGGTCATTATCCATCCATAGCCGTGAGGTTATCGCCCCATCAACGACAAAATCAAATGGAGTGACAACATTAAAGCGTATCGCAGCTTCGCAGATGAACTCATTTGTTTCAGACATGAATGTTACATGCCTTGTAATGGTTTCCGCGACACTGCCGGTGCGAATCTTTACTCCTACCTGCATCGAGGCGCCAGGCTGAAGCATGTTTGCTGGCATCGATGTAACGATACACCCACACGAAACGGCTGGCCTGGCAAAGCTCACAGCAGCAGAACCTGAGTTGTTGAGTTCGACCAACGCTTCCACAATTGAATCTGCAGGGACATCCCCCAGACCAATTTCGGATTCAGTTAGATAGACGTGCTGACGCGAATCAACAGAATCCACTGATGACCGAATCATCTTTCTCTGTTCTACAATTTCAATAGCCAGGAATGATAACTGAGTGAGGAACAACGCAGCGCAGAGTGCCGGCAAAGATAAAAACCAAGGGGGACCACCACAGTTCTTTGGGGATTCAGAAACGGAACCCAGCATCAAGATCCTCCACGACTTCAACACGGGACAAACAAAGGATATGCCATCGTTGTGCAGTGGGCTCAAACCACCATCTCAGGAAATATGGGAGACGAACGCCTCCCAACGAATCATCATGTTCTACCAGCAAAAGCATGTCGCAACCCGTTACATCTTCGTTCTGTTCAAGTAGCGCATCGAAGCTTGCTAAGTTTTCCGGGACGAGAGGATATCCCCAGCCGTGACTCGCATGGAAGAGGCTCGTCGTCGTGTGCAGAGAACTGGAACAATCCTTAACTGTTCTCCCGGACGCATTCTTAGCCCGCCACATCAAAGCGCAAGACTGATCAGGGACGATAGCTTTCCAATGGGACGCGACATTGGAGATTTCGCGCCATTGAGAGAATACCTGATCAACCGAGAGGGTATTCGTTACTTCCTCGGTAAGAATCTCTTTCTTTACAAAGTAGGCTCGCCTTGCATTCACGGTTGTTGGTGGGAATGATTCATTCCGACTATGGAAAAAGGCTAGGTAACTCTCGCTGGTATCCGTAATCGCCGCGTGGATGAATTGATATACGGCGGCAGAAAGATCCGATGCCACGTGCGGCGAAATCGCCTCGCGGGGAACCCTACTTAGTACACCCGCATCCAGAAGGCACTCTTCGTTTACGCGGGCTAAAAACACAGAAACGTCTGTTTCAGTCAAGCCCGAGCCTTCGGTAATCGGCGCGGTATTCCATTGGGTCAGCAGTTCGTTCTGCCGTAGCTCTTCGCTGCTCACTTCACCTTGACCCAGCGTCGGACGGGAGCGTCGAACGTTTCTAAGGTAGAGGTTGGTCGCGATCAGGATTAGAAAGATCACAAGAAATGCGAATATCCGCTTCGTCATAAAGTTCAACTCCTGGGAAGTTGCCGCCAGCGTTGCAACTGGTTGCGGTCAAACGCTGCGCAGCACTAGCTTACCGTGAAGCGATTTTACTGATGAGAAGACGCCAGACTATTAGATGGACAGCACCATGTCCCGAGATTTTTCTGATCTCAAGCGGGGCAGGCTACGTGCAGTCGACACACGACGTGGATTCAATCCGCAAACGGAACGGACGCCGGTGACGCATCCTGGTAACAAGACTGCACGTCGACTTGTGGAGAAAGACGCACCAAACATGATGCTGTCCGCTTACCTACGCCTCTTAAAAACCCGGATCGCATGTAACGTCCGCCATCATCCCTCCGCCCGGTTTGTCCTTGCAGTCCGTACTGCACCCCTCACCGGAGGCGCAGCAGCGGCACTCATGATCGTCAAACGTGCCATCTTCGTCTTCATCACACCCAACGCAGCAGCATGCTCCACTCGTCGCACTGGGAGCGGCCGAGCAAAGGGTTGTGCCGTTCTGCGTTACAGAACACCCACCATCGGAGTTGAATGCCCAAGCGCTAGGTAATGCCGCAAGGTCTAGCAGGACACACATTAATGCCGCGAGAACCATTGATGGAATCCCTGCGGATCTCATCGTCCCCCCAATCACCATGCTACTTCTCCCTATTGACGATCCACTAATAATGAACGACGGACAATCCGCCGATCCCATACGCTACGACTCATCAATCAAACACATCAACAGCCTGTCATAGTTGGAATTTGACTTTAGAACTGATTCTGACGACACTTTGAAACTGCCTAGCTAACCATTCTGTCAAAACTATCGCGATGAGTCCCCTCCCGCCTTCGTTCCCAGCGCCCCCCAGACGCCGAAAATGCTTGGTCCTGAAATTACTGGGACAGACATTCGATTGCCTGAATCAATGCTCTCGCTGATCAGCTTTGCACTGCCATCAGCCAGCAGTACCATGACACCGCCGGGATGTTCGCTTGTTGCCGTCCAAATGCCGGGGCCGAAGTGGCCGCCGCCGGAGGGCCAGGTGGAACCGCCGATCAGACACGATGCCGAGTTTGGTGGCAGGATCGTGTTGAATGCCTGAAAGAAGGCAGCACCGTCGCCCCAGCGAAAGCCGGGGCTGGTGCTGAAATCAAACATCGGGGTGCCAGCCTGATAACGATTGCCTGCCCATGTTGCGGCACAGGCAGACGGCAAGAACGTTGAAGGATCTCCGTCTGCATCCACGGCCACCATGCCACGATCGTACAAGGACGATGGACGCGAGCGTTCACCCAACGCAATCGTGTTGCTGGTGCCGTCAGTGATGTCTCGAATCCGGGTACAAGAACCACGACCAAAAATGCCGCGGTTTGACATCGGCAGGTTCCTGGCCGCCAATACCGGATCTGTTCGTTCAGAAGGACTGACCGTTGATGCCAGATACGTATCACCGCCGCAAAACGCGTAACTGGTCAGACCTCGCGGACCATCACCCGCAGGCGGACGATCCCCCGCATCAGCCGGACACATCAGAATGGCCAGCTTCTGATTCCACCACGACGTATCCAGCCACGGACGATCCTGAGCCTCCATGATCTGCTGATACAAGGCTTGTTGCTCGTAATACGGCAACAATGCCACAAAGCCGCTCATCCGAAAACGATGACCGCCATCAAACAGAGTCCCGCTGCCTCCCTGACGAGCCGGAAACATGCCGTACACATCATGGTAATTGTGCAGTGCGAGGCCAAGCTGCTTCAGATTGTTGCGACACATGGCCGCCCGAGCTGCACCGCGTGCCTGCTGAACAGCCGGTAACAGCAGCGCCAGCAAAATACCAATGACGGCCAGCACAACCAGCAGTTCCACCAGCGTGAAGCCCGGCTTCCGCCGAGTGCAATTCTGCAGCCGACGATGACGTTGATGATTCGTACTCCAGGACCTCAGTGATCCATCGCAGCCCACACATTGAATGCCATCCACATGCCACCCCCAACAATCATGATGCAAACCCTGGTGTAATAAACGGGATAACGGGAGAGCGGGAGAGAGGGAGAACCACCCGGGCATCAGTGTATCTCGGCAGGCCAGGTTGTCAATACGCACTTCAAGAGAGTTTGCTGTACCGGCGCGACTGATCAACGACGCCCAAACGACTGAAATCGAAGCTGAGTTCCGTTGCACTCGGTTATCGCAGGACCTCCCTGATGCGTGGTCGGAAGTGGTTCCCTTGCCTCTGTCTGCGACAATTCAGGCGGTGCCGTTTGTCTGCACTGTGAGACTTGCGGGTTGTCGTTTGTCCCAGTCGCTCACGAAATGCTGATCCGAGCCGATCCGGGGCAGTGCAGCTCTCTTCAAGCAATTCGATGACCTGTTGCCGAATCTGAGTGTCAGCAGAATTCAAGATTGCCTCCGCTCATCTCTGCTGGCATTTGCCACTCGACTGAACCATTGCTGAACTTCTGGATCCATGAGAAAACCAATGGTAGTCAAAGCACAAAGCAATACTTGACGGGTTTCATCCGTTCTGGCACTGTCCATGATAAAGGTGGTTATTATTCACGCCACAAAGTCGAGGGAAGCTGAGCTCTGTTCCGTCGATCATCCTTTCGGCTGGTAATGCGGGGCAACAGGCGTGGCGGGATTTTTTTGATGGCAAGCTGGCCAATGCGTCAACTCCACGGGCGTACGAAACTGCTGTTCGACACGGTATTCTGTTCCTTGGCTCCTGCCGGCAAACTCTCATTGTACGACTCAAAGAGTTTGTTGAGTCTGACGGAGACAACCGTGTCCGCCAGAGTCAGCTTTCCGTCAGAAAGTATGAAGTCGGCTGGATCAATCCCGTTGGGAAGAGCAAGCCGTGCGGATTCGAGCAGGAGCAGCGTGTCTTTGACTCGATGCAGGGTTGCAACGGCTTCTCGTTCACTCTTCGTTCCGACAGAGCGTTTGAATTCGGTGCTACGAAAACGAAAGCGAACTTGAGACCGACCGGATCGCTGATCTTTCTGAAAAAATGCCATCGCAGAGTGCCTTTCGTAACAGGAGAGATTCTAGGCATCGCGTGGCTCTGGCGCAATTTATGTGAGAGCCATGCGAGCGCCCTGCTACGGCACAATGCGGCACATTGGGTGTTGGCACAAAAAAAGGACTCACGTCGATTTGACGTAAGTCCTTTGATATCAAGTACCGGAGGCGGGGGTCGAACCCGCACGAGGAATTACCCTCACCGGATTTTGAATCCGGCGCGTCTGCCATTCCGCCACTCCGGCTGAGTGGAAACCTGAGTCGCTCAGACGGGCCAATTTGTTGGCAAGTCTGAACCGCGAATAAAGCAGGACAATGCGCGGCACATTCAGGTTCGGAGCGGCGGACGGTAATCAAATGGCGGCCGATTCGCAAGGGTTCTGCCAGCAAGACAACACCTCGCTGGTCAGAGACATTCGAATTTACCGGTTCTGAGTGGCCTGTCGGGCTGTGGCTTCTCCTTCGGTCTGAACTA
Coding sequences within it:
- a CDS encoding glycosyltransferase encodes the protein MKRFGVISVERFVFGIFSADGFLSRFVNRMKNHTSIWVQIPCLNEEKSLPETLRSVASAGMDYPLQLLVIDDGSSDGTAKVAKAVNRVVSHTRNRGLAAAFTTGLDECLRMGADIIVNTDGDGQYPASEIPRLLEPILAGRADMVIGDRRPSEDFRSSWLKRKLQKLGSRTVSWLAGREIPDAVSGFRAMTREAAIKMHVVTGFSYTIETVLQACSKGLAIEFVPITTNTVTRPSRLFHSIPQFVFRSGLTMLRVAFMFRPLAVLMTISAVLAVIGTIPVLRFLIFWMSGDGDGHIQSLVLGGVFLVLAGITSVAGLLADLMAANRRLLEMTLEKVKRMECEASREGLNGHCEEAP
- a CDS encoding DUF1573 domain-containing protein; protein product: MIRSSVDSVDSRQHVYLTESEIGLGDVPADSIVEALVELNNSGSAAVSFARPAVSCGCIVTSMPANMLQPGASMQVGVKIRTGSVAETITRHVTFMSETNEFICEAAIRFNVVTPFDFVVDGAITSRLWMDNDLRDEATLQLKMQSGFEFVSLTTDAVIISPSARQTEFNDAPTGIHFD
- a CDS encoding DUF1559 domain-containing protein; this translates as MPGWFSLSPALPLSRLLHQGLHHDCWGWHVDGIQCVGCDGSLRSWSTNHQRHRRLQNCTRRKPGFTLVELLVVLAVIGILLALLLPAVQQARGAARAAMCRNNLKQLGLALHNYHDVYGMFPARQGGSGTLFDGGHRFRMSGFVALLPYYEQQALYQQIMEAQDRPWLDTSWWNQKLAILMCPADAGDRPPAGDGPRGLTSYAFCGGDTYLASTVSPSERTDPVLAARNLPMSNRGIFGRGSCTRIRDITDGTSNTIALGERSRPSSLYDRGMVAVDADGDPSTFLPSACAATWAGNRYQAGTPMFDFSTSPGFRWGDGAAFFQAFNTILPPNSASCLIGGSTWPSGGGHFGPGIWTATSEHPGGVMVLLADGSAKLISESIDSGNRMSVPVISGPSIFGVWGALGTKAGGDSSR